One Amorphoplanes digitatis genomic window carries:
- a CDS encoding flagellar hook assembly protein FlgD → MTSPIGGFVSRDFDVAGKTPTSMYTNKTTTDGGSKSVADQDTFLKLLVAQLKYQDPSNPADSTQFLAQTAQFTQVEKLGQIADMLQAQQLIGASSLVGTTVTYQDEYGMTKTGVVTKTKLNGDSEPILVVGNMDVQLSRVTEVQQTPPAAPVKTT, encoded by the coding sequence ATGACGTCACCGATCGGCGGATTCGTCAGCCGGGACTTCGATGTCGCGGGCAAGACCCCGACCTCGATGTACACGAACAAGACCACCACCGACGGCGGCAGCAAGTCCGTCGCCGACCAGGACACCTTCCTGAAGCTGCTGGTGGCTCAGCTCAAGTACCAGGACCCCAGCAACCCGGCCGACTCGACGCAGTTCCTCGCGCAGACCGCGCAGTTCACCCAGGTCGAGAAACTCGGGCAGATCGCGGACATGTTGCAGGCGCAGCAGCTGATCGGCGCGAGCTCGCTGGTCGGCACCACGGTCACGTACCAGGACGAGTACGGCATGACAAAGACGGGCGTCGTCACCAAGACGAAGCTCAACGGAGACAGCGAACCGATCCTCGTGGTCGGGAACATGGATGTGCAGCTGTCCAGGGTCACGGAAGTTCAGCAAACCCCGCCGGCGGCGCCGGTCAAGACCACCTGA
- a CDS encoding flagellar hook-length control protein FliK has protein sequence MTSSVTGPGRPTIDSGRRPDARATDGAEAFGSALSAELERPAEQARERAAQDRRADDRADQGRADDRADQGRAALDRSVAERAAAYRAAQGRLDRGQAENRAADARLRRTAENRAARDEAAQDQAAADRMSQAQGADQRTDAPRAEVRPSDDGRPASGVSDETAAADARPVTDDDAAAAVPAAEETLAAASAPIAGLAFQAAFAATAVITQGVETTPTGAASTTAITPTTLATPATPATPVTATAPATPTTATATAQAAPTQAEPTQAEPTQTDTPATPATTVATGVATASPATPATATAPATPTTGTGTGTGPAELSGADPQAATVTGGATAPAPTTPTPAAATTPTATQTGEVSAPAPAATAPNPGQEAAPQAATTPTVQNQAAPAQTGADDAGTVPAAPAPGTAPVDTATNTNATTATAAPTTDAATAAATADADAQAATRAEDAQPAGDRPATAATAATGDNRAATTGGGTGGDGQPTGQGSGGQGSAAFAPFTAPAAAPGTEAPFGLPSVSGVSTTAPAAPAAPVADTPRPTPPMPGPLATQLAARITPLRLDADGVHRLTVNLHPADLGPVQVIAEIRNGEISVQLSSSTDAGHDSLRNAMNDLRRELQQAGFSNTSLDLRQGAQQDQARQQFAFMGERGGAHAGNRAAGGGSEPPAHAAPSHPVSTGDGRLDVQA, from the coding sequence ATGACGAGCTCCGTGACCGGGCCTGGCAGGCCGACCATCGACTCCGGGCGCCGCCCGGACGCGCGGGCGACCGACGGCGCCGAGGCCTTCGGCTCGGCGCTCTCCGCCGAGCTGGAGCGCCCGGCCGAGCAGGCAAGGGAGCGGGCCGCGCAGGACCGCAGGGCCGACGACCGGGCCGATCAGGGCCGCGCTGACGACCGGGCCGATCAGGGCCGCGCCGCGCTCGACCGTTCGGTCGCCGAGCGGGCCGCCGCGTACCGTGCCGCGCAGGGGCGTCTCGACCGGGGACAGGCGGAGAACCGGGCCGCCGACGCCCGGCTGCGGCGCACCGCCGAGAACCGGGCGGCCCGGGACGAGGCCGCACAGGACCAGGCCGCGGCGGACCGGATGTCTCAGGCACAGGGCGCGGACCAGCGCACCGACGCCCCGCGCGCGGAAGTCCGGCCGAGCGACGACGGGCGGCCGGCGAGCGGCGTGTCCGACGAAACGGCTGCGGCGGACGCCCGGCCCGTCACCGACGACGACGCCGCCGCCGCGGTTCCGGCCGCGGAGGAGACCCTCGCCGCCGCGAGCGCGCCGATCGCCGGGCTGGCGTTCCAGGCCGCCTTCGCCGCGACCGCCGTGATCACGCAGGGCGTCGAGACCACGCCGACCGGCGCTGCCTCGACGACGGCGATCACACCGACCACATTGGCCACACCGGCCACACCCGCCACGCCCGTGACCGCGACCGCGCCTGCCACGCCCACCACCGCCACCGCGACCGCGCAGGCCGCGCCGACCCAGGCGGAGCCGACCCAGGCAGAGCCGACCCAGACGGACACACCGGCCACCCCGGCCACCACCGTCGCCACCGGCGTGGCCACCGCATCACCGGCCACACCCGCGACGGCTACCGCACCTGCCACGCCCACCACCGGCACCGGCACCGGTACCGGGCCGGCCGAGTTGAGCGGGGCGGACCCGCAGGCGGCCACCGTCACCGGCGGGGCGACCGCACCCGCACCGACCACGCCCACCCCGGCCGCAGCCACGACCCCGACCGCGACCCAGACCGGCGAGGTGAGCGCACCCGCACCGGCCGCAACGGCACCGAACCCCGGGCAGGAAGCAGCCCCGCAGGCCGCGACCACGCCGACCGTGCAGAACCAGGCCGCGCCGGCGCAGACCGGTGCCGACGACGCCGGGACCGTCCCGGCCGCTCCCGCCCCGGGTACCGCACCCGTCGACACCGCCACCAACACCAACGCGACCACGGCCACCGCCGCGCCGACGACGGACGCCGCGACCGCCGCCGCGACCGCGGATGCCGACGCGCAGGCCGCCACCCGGGCCGAGGACGCTCAGCCCGCCGGCGACCGGCCGGCCACCGCCGCTACCGCTGCCACCGGCGACAACCGGGCCGCGACCACCGGCGGCGGCACGGGCGGCGACGGGCAGCCGACCGGGCAGGGCTCCGGCGGGCAGGGATCGGCCGCGTTCGCGCCGTTCACCGCCCCCGCGGCGGCACCCGGCACCGAGGCTCCTTTCGGCCTGCCGTCCGTCAGCGGTGTCTCAACGACCGCTCCGGCCGCCCCGGCGGCACCGGTCGCGGACACCCCGAGGCCCACGCCGCCGATGCCCGGACCGCTCGCGACCCAGCTCGCCGCGCGGATCACGCCGCTGCGGCTCGACGCCGACGGCGTGCACCGGCTCACCGTCAACCTGCACCCGGCGGACCTCGGGCCGGTGCAGGTCATCGCCGAGATCCGCAACGGCGAGATCAGCGTGCAGCTCTCCAGCTCGACCGACGCGGGCCACGACTCGCTGCGCAACGCGATGAACGACCTCCGGCGCGAACTCCAGCAGGCCGGCTTCTCGAACACGTCACTCGACCTGCGTCAGGGTGCTCAGCAGGATCAGGCGCGCCAGCAGTTCGCCTTCATGGGCGAGCGGGGCGGAGCACACGCCGGGAACCGGGCGGCGGGCGGCGGGTCCGAGCCACCCGCTCACGCGGCGCCGAGCCACCCGGTGAGCACCGGAGACGGCCGCCTCGATGTTCAGGCGTAA
- a CDS encoding transglycosylase SLT domain-containing protein, whose amino-acid sequence MMGVQGVMSRITELRTQLGIVPPTNGTAFASALNEAGGKIGNTGGTGVTGQAVVDAAKKYLGTPYVFGGTDPAKGLDCSALVQRAYKDLGIDLPRTAAEQAKAGTKVDSLKDARPGDILAFDSPVDHVAIYLGDNKMIAAPKPGDHVKIQSVYETPTHIRRVVGTEAAAGVDAAGAVRPASLQNSASLAGVPYADMFLAAGAKYNVSPKLLAAVAKVESGYNPKAVSPAGAQGLMQLMPGTARGLGVDNSFDPRQAINGAAKLLSSHLKEFKSLPLALAAYNAGGGSVHKYGGIPPFSETQAYVPKVQKALAALG is encoded by the coding sequence ATGATGGGTGTTCAGGGCGTCATGTCCCGCATCACCGAGCTCAGGACCCAGCTCGGGATCGTGCCCCCCACCAACGGCACCGCGTTCGCCAGCGCCCTCAACGAGGCCGGCGGCAAGATCGGCAACACCGGCGGCACCGGGGTGACGGGTCAGGCGGTGGTCGACGCCGCCAAGAAGTACCTCGGCACCCCGTACGTCTTCGGCGGCACCGATCCGGCCAAGGGGCTGGACTGCTCGGCGCTGGTGCAGCGGGCGTACAAGGATCTGGGTATCGACCTGCCGCGCACCGCCGCGGAGCAGGCGAAGGCCGGCACCAAGGTCGACAGCCTGAAGGACGCCCGGCCCGGTGACATCCTCGCCTTCGACTCGCCCGTCGACCACGTCGCCATCTACCTGGGCGACAACAAGATGATCGCGGCGCCGAAGCCCGGCGACCACGTCAAGATCCAGTCGGTCTACGAGACGCCGACGCACATCCGTCGCGTCGTCGGCACCGAGGCCGCGGCCGGCGTCGACGCCGCCGGTGCCGTGCGCCCCGCCAGCCTCCAGAACTCCGCCTCGCTGGCCGGCGTCCCGTACGCGGACATGTTCCTCGCGGCCGGCGCGAAGTACAACGTGTCGCCGAAGCTGCTGGCCGCCGTCGCGAAGGTCGAATCGGGCTACAACCCGAAGGCCGTGAGCCCGGCCGGCGCGCAGGGCCTGATGCAGCTCATGCCGGGTACCGCCCGGGGCCTCGGCGTCGACAACTCGTTCGATCCGCGGCAGGCCATCAACGGCGCGGCGAAGCTGCTCTCCAGCCATCTCAAGGAGTTCAAGTCGCTCCCGCTGGCGCTGGCCGCGTACAACGCGGGCGGCGGCAGCGTGCACAAGTACGGCGGCATCCCGCCGTTCTCCGAGACACAGGCATACGTGCCCAAGGTCCAGAAGGCCTTGGCCGCGCTCGGCTGA
- a CDS encoding flagellar export protein FliJ, with protein sequence MNRLFRLGPVLRARKAQEDAARGAVLQSRQEIVHAQALVKRRQLDLAGADAPDEGTARAMVASLVARQSMAATLSGAHRMVADAEAAALEKQLVLADAAKRRRAVESMAERHAEAVRAHDLRTEQNNLDEMAVTAKARNAARGVDASSEQRANALRHGNGTASDREDAARRTAGAVAAQRTVVNLGDARQSIDASRSMLALAAKRNAGHAELDDESTTDEITGGRA encoded by the coding sequence GTGAATCGCCTGTTCCGGCTCGGTCCAGTGCTGCGCGCCCGCAAGGCTCAGGAGGACGCCGCCCGCGGCGCCGTCCTCCAGTCCCGCCAGGAGATCGTCCACGCGCAGGCGCTGGTCAAGCGCCGCCAGCTGGACCTGGCCGGCGCGGACGCGCCCGACGAGGGCACCGCGCGGGCCATGGTCGCCTCCCTGGTCGCCCGGCAGTCGATGGCGGCGACCCTCTCCGGCGCGCACCGGATGGTGGCCGACGCCGAGGCGGCGGCCCTGGAGAAGCAGCTCGTGCTCGCCGACGCGGCGAAGCGGCGCCGGGCGGTGGAGTCGATGGCCGAGCGGCACGCCGAGGCGGTCCGCGCACACGACCTGCGCACCGAGCAGAACAACCTCGACGAGATGGCGGTGACGGCGAAGGCCCGCAACGCCGCCCGCGGCGTCGACGCGTCCAGCGAGCAGCGCGCCAACGCGCTCCGGCACGGCAACGGCACCGCCTCGGACCGCGAGGACGCCGCCCGCCGGACCGCCGGCGCCGTCGCGGCGCAGCGCACGGTCGTCAACCTGGGCGACGCGCGCCAGTCGATCGACGCCTCCCGGTCCATGCTCGCGCTCGCCGCTAAGCGCAACGCCGGTCACGCCGAACTCGATGACGAAAGCACCACCGACGAGATCACCGGGGGCCGCGCATGA
- a CDS encoding FliI/YscN family ATPase, which yields MTDVFRNRIDAAVSAARPLSRGKVTGAVGLRVTVSGLDARVGELLQIGEGADAVLAEVAAIDGERLSCLPLGPIAGMSTGSPVVSTGGPLRVAVGPDLRGRILDGLGRPMDGGPPLRGELVGIDAAPPSAMERQLVDAPMPLGVRVLDTLVPCGRGQRIGIFAGSGVGKSTLMSMITRGTTAELNVVALVGERGREVREFIEHDLGPEGLARSVVVIATSDTPPLVRLRAGSVATRIAEYFRDEGGDVLLMMDSVTRAAMAQREVGLSVGEPPATRGYPPSVFAMLASLLERAGPGARGSITGLYTVLVEGDDHNEPIADAARSILDGHIVLDRKLATAGHFPSVQALDSISRVANRITSPEQRSDATELRRMMAAHRDVRELVEIGAYVSGTNPDADRATALWPQITAFLRQGLDEKVVAADAWHDLRQLIAAAT from the coding sequence GTGACCGACGTCTTCCGAAACCGCATCGACGCCGCCGTGAGCGCGGCGCGTCCGCTCAGCCGGGGCAAGGTCACCGGCGCGGTCGGCCTCCGGGTCACCGTCAGCGGGCTGGACGCGCGGGTCGGAGAGCTGTTGCAGATCGGCGAGGGCGCCGACGCCGTGCTCGCGGAGGTCGCCGCGATCGACGGCGAACGCCTGTCCTGCCTGCCGCTCGGCCCCATCGCGGGCATGAGCACCGGCAGCCCAGTGGTCTCGACCGGCGGCCCGCTGCGCGTCGCCGTCGGCCCGGACCTGCGCGGCCGCATCCTGGACGGCCTGGGCCGTCCGATGGACGGCGGCCCGCCGCTGCGGGGTGAGCTTGTCGGCATCGACGCCGCCCCGCCCTCGGCGATGGAGCGCCAGCTTGTCGACGCGCCGATGCCGCTGGGGGTACGGGTGCTGGACACGCTCGTGCCGTGCGGGCGCGGGCAGCGTATCGGCATCTTCGCCGGCTCCGGCGTCGGCAAGTCCACCCTGATGTCGATGATCACCAGGGGCACCACCGCGGAGCTCAACGTCGTCGCCCTGGTCGGCGAGCGCGGCCGCGAGGTGCGCGAGTTCATCGAGCACGACCTCGGCCCCGAGGGCCTGGCCCGTTCGGTGGTGGTCATCGCGACCTCGGACACCCCGCCGCTGGTACGGCTCCGGGCCGGCTCGGTCGCCACCCGGATCGCGGAGTACTTCCGCGACGAGGGCGGCGACGTGCTGCTGATGATGGACAGCGTCACCCGCGCGGCGATGGCGCAGCGCGAGGTCGGCCTGTCGGTCGGCGAGCCGCCGGCCACCCGCGGCTATCCCCCGTCGGTCTTCGCGATGCTCGCGTCGCTGCTGGAACGGGCCGGTCCCGGCGCACGGGGCAGCATCACCGGCCTCTACACCGTGCTGGTCGAGGGCGACGACCACAACGAGCCGATCGCCGACGCGGCCCGCTCGATCCTCGACGGGCACATCGTGCTCGACCGCAAGCTGGCCACCGCGGGACACTTCCCCAGCGTCCAGGCCCTCGACTCGATCTCCCGGGTCGCCAACCGCATCACCAGCCCCGAGCAGCGCAGCGACGCCACCGAGCTGCGCCGGATGATGGCCGCGCACCGCGACGTGCGCGAACTGGTCGAGATCGGCGCCTACGTGTCCGGCACCAACCCGGACGCCGACCGCGCCACCGCGCTCTGGCCGCAGATCACCGCGTTCCTGCGCCAGGGACTGGACGAGAAGGTCGTCGCCGCCGACGCCTGGCACGACCTGCGGCAGCTCATCGCCGCCGCGACCTGA
- a CDS encoding FliH/SctL family protein: MSLSPDDPILRGSVAEAAIAARFGVDLRRGVPPDSEPVERAKQEARTAGYAEGWARGQRAAAVEAEASAERARVREQAHDQRRATALAQAVNALGRAVTGLEDQMQPTLHDLEDAVLAHAFELAEAIVGRAMDDPEGRAVAALRRVMNTAPEQGRIVVSLHPDDFLNLTGTATDADYNYEGRPVHLRPDPALSPGDAVAETGTTTVDATIATAVERAREALRL, encoded by the coding sequence ATGAGCTTATCGCCTGACGACCCGATCCTGCGCGGGAGCGTGGCCGAGGCCGCCATCGCCGCCCGGTTCGGCGTGGACCTGCGGCGTGGCGTGCCGCCCGACAGCGAGCCGGTCGAGCGGGCGAAGCAGGAGGCGCGCACCGCGGGGTACGCCGAGGGCTGGGCGCGGGGCCAGCGGGCCGCCGCGGTCGAGGCCGAGGCCTCCGCGGAGCGGGCCCGGGTCCGCGAACAGGCGCACGACCAGCGCCGCGCGACCGCTCTCGCCCAGGCCGTCAACGCACTGGGGCGGGCCGTCACCGGCCTCGAGGACCAGATGCAGCCGACGCTGCACGACCTGGAGGACGCCGTGCTGGCGCACGCCTTCGAACTGGCGGAGGCGATCGTCGGGCGGGCCATGGACGATCCGGAGGGGCGGGCCGTCGCGGCGCTGCGCCGGGTCATGAACACCGCGCCCGAGCAGGGCCGGATCGTCGTGAGCCTGCATCCGGACGACTTTCTCAATCTGACCGGTACCGCAACCGACGCCGACTACAACTACGAGGGTCGGCCGGTGCACCTGCGGCCCGACCCGGCGCTGAGCCCCGGCGACGCGGTGGCCGAGACCGGCACCACGACCGTCGACGCCACCATCGCCACCGCCGTGGAGCGCGCCCGGGAGGCCCTGAGACTGTGA
- the fliG gene encoding flagellar motor switch protein FliG, whose amino-acid sequence MTTPALTTTSMTGLRKAAILLVRMGKEHSSRVLGAMNENEVEELSAEIARLGKLEAEVVVDVIDEFYAMATTKHAGSGGMAYARELLEASLGAERAQLILDRLQASMTDMPFNFLSHADPRQLLSYVQHEHPQTIALVLAHIPSALASSILSGLAPEVQSDVAHRIAVMDRTSPDVIRQVEVALQRKLSTVLQPDELSTVGGLDPLVDIINRADRTTERLILEALEARNPEIAEEIRRRMFMFEDITSLDDRSVQLVLRQVEPADLATALKGVAEPVRDKVTGNLSERGRENLLEEMDLMGPVKVKMVEEAQQKIVSVIRQLEDSGQIEIQRGGEADELIA is encoded by the coding sequence TTGACCACACCGGCGCTGACCACGACGTCGATGACCGGCCTGCGCAAAGCCGCCATCCTGCTGGTACGCATGGGCAAGGAGCACTCCAGCCGGGTGCTCGGTGCGATGAACGAGAACGAGGTCGAGGAGCTCTCCGCGGAGATCGCCCGGCTCGGCAAGCTCGAGGCCGAGGTGGTCGTCGACGTCATCGACGAGTTCTACGCGATGGCGACGACCAAGCACGCGGGCTCGGGCGGCATGGCGTACGCACGCGAACTGCTCGAGGCGTCGCTGGGCGCCGAGCGGGCCCAGCTGATCCTGGACCGGCTGCAGGCGTCGATGACGGACATGCCGTTCAACTTCCTCAGCCACGCCGACCCGCGCCAACTGCTCTCCTACGTGCAGCACGAGCACCCGCAGACGATCGCGCTGGTGCTGGCGCACATCCCTTCGGCGCTGGCCAGCTCGATCCTGTCCGGGCTCGCGCCCGAGGTGCAGTCGGACGTCGCGCACCGCATCGCCGTCATGGACCGCACCTCGCCGGACGTGATCCGCCAGGTCGAGGTGGCACTCCAGCGCAAGCTCTCCACGGTGCTTCAGCCCGACGAGCTCTCCACGGTCGGCGGCCTGGACCCCCTGGTCGACATCATCAACCGGGCCGACCGCACCACCGAGCGGCTCATCCTGGAGGCCCTCGAGGCCCGCAACCCGGAGATCGCCGAGGAGATCCGCCGGCGGATGTTCATGTTCGAGGACATCACCAGCCTCGACGACCGCTCGGTGCAGCTGGTGCTGCGCCAGGTCGAGCCGGCCGACCTCGCCACGGCGCTCAAGGGCGTCGCCGAGCCGGTCCGCGACAAGGTCACCGGCAACCTGTCCGAGCGCGGCCGGGAGAACCTGCTCGAGGAGATGGACCTGATGGGCCCGGTCAAGGTGAAGATGGTCGAGGAGGCCCAGCAGAAGATCGTCTCGGTGATCCGCCAGCTCGAGGACTCCGGCCAGATCGAGATCCAGCGCGGCGGCGAGGCCGATGAGCTTATCGCCTGA
- the fliF gene encoding flagellar basal-body MS-ring/collar protein FliF, with amino-acid sequence MTDRLPAPVRKVGETFKSFTTGQKVVTIAAVLALLIGGYFFATWASKPSYSALFSNLSSKDASAIVESLQKSGTPYELSNGGSTIMVPQDQVYDLRLQLSGEGLPGESDTGYALLDEQGITTSDFMQHTNYQRALEGEISNTIKSIDGVEAATVHLVMPQKDVFSDDQKKTTASVLVQSSPNEPLTTQQVQAIVHLVASSVEGLEPEQVTVAGADGKILSTGGGAAVATGSESGSESQTVAFQNRMNASLQHMLDSVVGPGHAVVTTTAQLDYDQTETTTESYTSDPSVAALSESISREAYNGNGTGSGGVLGPDNIQVPNGTTSTAGTGQYEQSDVVRNNAVNKTTEARKSAPGSIERLNVAVLLDSTTAGNVNQADVQALVSAAAGIDATRGDTVAISAMPFDTSAATAAQDALAQSAAAEKSAKQTSLIKTAAMAVVVLFLIFLAWRASRRAKKRKALSPAELKHLEDMQAALEQQRLAELNAAIPSPAIEAANADFEAIEERQREIERMVQEQPEEMATLLRGWLSAR; translated from the coding sequence ATGACGGATCGTCTTCCCGCGCCCGTACGCAAGGTAGGCGAAACCTTCAAGTCCTTCACCACGGGGCAGAAGGTGGTCACCATCGCCGCCGTGCTCGCCCTGCTCATCGGCGGATACTTCTTCGCCACATGGGCATCGAAGCCGTCGTACTCCGCGCTGTTCAGCAACCTGTCGAGCAAGGACGCCAGCGCGATCGTCGAATCGTTGCAGAAGTCCGGCACACCCTACGAGCTGTCCAACGGCGGCAGCACCATCATGGTCCCCCAGGACCAGGTCTACGACCTGCGGCTACAGCTCAGCGGCGAGGGCCTGCCGGGCGAGTCGGACACCGGTTACGCGCTGCTGGACGAGCAGGGCATCACCACCAGCGACTTCATGCAGCACACGAACTACCAGCGGGCGCTGGAAGGCGAGATCTCCAACACCATCAAGTCGATCGACGGTGTCGAGGCGGCCACGGTGCACCTGGTGATGCCGCAGAAGGACGTCTTCTCCGACGACCAGAAGAAGACCACCGCCTCCGTGCTGGTGCAGTCGAGCCCGAACGAGCCGCTCACCACCCAGCAGGTGCAGGCGATCGTGCACCTCGTCGCGTCGAGCGTCGAGGGCCTCGAGCCCGAGCAGGTCACCGTGGCCGGCGCGGACGGAAAGATCCTGTCCACCGGCGGCGGCGCCGCGGTGGCCACCGGCAGCGAGAGCGGCTCGGAGTCGCAGACGGTCGCGTTCCAGAACCGTATGAACGCCTCGTTGCAGCACATGCTGGACAGCGTCGTCGGCCCCGGCCACGCCGTGGTGACGACCACCGCCCAACTGGACTACGACCAGACCGAGACCACCACCGAGTCGTACACCTCGGACCCGTCCGTCGCCGCGCTCTCGGAGAGCATCAGCCGCGAGGCCTACAACGGCAACGGCACCGGCAGCGGCGGCGTGCTCGGCCCGGACAACATCCAGGTGCCGAACGGCACGACCAGCACGGCCGGCACCGGCCAGTACGAGCAGAGCGACGTCGTCCGCAACAACGCGGTCAACAAGACCACCGAGGCTCGCAAGAGCGCGCCGGGCAGCATCGAGCGGCTGAACGTGGCCGTGCTGCTGGACAGCACCACCGCCGGCAACGTCAACCAGGCCGACGTGCAGGCGCTGGTCAGCGCCGCTGCCGGCATCGACGCGACCCGCGGCGACACCGTGGCCATCAGCGCGATGCCGTTCGACACCAGCGCCGCCACCGCGGCGCAGGACGCACTGGCGCAGTCCGCGGCCGCCGAGAAGTCGGCGAAGCAGACCTCGCTGATCAAGACCGCGGCGATGGCGGTTGTGGTGCTGTTCCTGATCTTCCTGGCCTGGCGGGCCAGCCGGCGCGCCAAGAAGCGCAAGGCGCTGTCACCCGCCGAGCTCAAGCACCTCGAGGACATGCAGGCCGCACTCGAGCAGCAGCGCCTGGCCGAGCTGAACGCGGCGATCCCGTCGCCGGCGATCGAGGCCGCCAACGCCGACTTCGAGGCCATCGAGGAGCGGCAGCGCGAGATCGAGCGGATGGTTCAGGAGCAGCCCGAGGAGATGGCCACCCTGCTGCGTGGCTGGCTCAGTGCACGCTGA
- a CDS encoding flagellar hook-basal body complex protein FliE has product MTSPIGAISALSGLSGVGGVGGVGGVSGIDGLPGASAASAVTGPNTDFAGMLSKGLENVQASQNNAADLAVQVANGTLQDPAQYTMASTEAALGLQLTMAIRNKAVEAFQEIMRMQA; this is encoded by the coding sequence ATGACTTCTCCGATCGGCGCGATCAGCGCACTCAGCGGTCTTTCCGGCGTGGGCGGTGTGGGCGGTGTTGGCGGTGTCTCCGGCATCGACGGCCTGCCCGGCGCGAGCGCCGCCAGCGCCGTCACCGGCCCGAACACCGACTTCGCCGGCATGCTCTCCAAGGGTCTCGAGAACGTTCAGGCCTCGCAGAACAACGCCGCGGACCTGGCGGTCCAGGTCGCCAACGGCACGCTGCAGGACCCCGCGCAGTACACGATGGCCTCCACCGAGGCCGCGCTCGGGCTCCAGCTCACCATGGCGATCCGCAACAAGGCAGTGGAAGCCTTCCAGGAGATCATGAGGATGCAGGCCTGA
- a CDS encoding flagellar basal body rod protein FlgC codes for MSTFNAIGTAATGVTVYRKWLDAVSDNIANIDNVSKTSENAFQARYVIAQEAQDGNGAQVGGIALGSAEGILSYDPDNPMADTEGYVRRPDIDLGSQMAQLMMAQRAYQANLSVVDRARESYSAAIQLGRA; via the coding sequence ATGAGCACCTTCAACGCGATCGGCACGGCTGCCACCGGCGTGACCGTCTACCGCAAGTGGCTCGACGCGGTCTCCGACAACATCGCCAACATCGACAACGTCAGCAAGACGTCCGAGAACGCCTTCCAGGCCCGCTACGTCATCGCCCAGGAGGCGCAGGACGGCAACGGCGCGCAGGTGGGCGGCATCGCCCTCGGCAGCGCGGAGGGCATCCTCTCCTACGACCCGGACAACCCGATGGCCGACACCGAGGGCTACGTCCGCCGGCCGGACATCGACCTCGGCAGCCAGATGGCCCAGCTCATGATGGCGCAGCGCGCCTACCAGGCGAATCTCTCGGTCGTCGACCGAGCCCGTGAGTCCTACAGTGCCGCAATCCAGCTCGGGAGGGCCTGA
- the flgB gene encoding flagellar basal body rod protein FlgB, with protein sequence MFDDVASSSLRVAVAGLSARQNAIANNIANIETPGYQARKVKFEEALSGAVASGRSPSTVTPSVQNSLEPTRLNGSNVNLDEETLSHIDTTMRYQLAIRALDGKYSLIRDAIKGA encoded by the coding sequence GTGTTCGACGACGTCGCATCGTCCTCGCTCCGCGTCGCGGTGGCCGGCCTGTCCGCTCGGCAGAACGCCATCGCCAACAACATCGCCAATATCGAGACCCCGGGCTACCAGGCTCGTAAGGTCAAGTTCGAGGAGGCACTGAGCGGCGCCGTCGCTTCCGGCCGGTCGCCCTCGACCGTCACGCCGAGCGTGCAGAACTCGCTGGAGCCGACCCGACTGAACGGCAGCAACGTCAACCTCGACGAGGAGACGCTGTCGCACATCGACACGACGATGCGCTACCAGCTCGCCATCCGCGCCCTCGACGGCAAGTACAGCCTGATCCGCGACGCGATCAAGGGGGCGTGA
- the fliS gene encoding flagellar export chaperone FliS, whose amino-acid sequence MTSPTPAMRERYLADSIATASPAKLLMMLLDRLVLDLTRGEQALLAGNRPEARENLLHAQDIVMELHTTLDVNVWEGAADLARLYAYVTTELINANVQGDAVKVRQCRDLMEPLRDTWREAALAPSAAG is encoded by the coding sequence ATGACCTCTCCAACACCAGCCATGCGCGAGCGCTACCTCGCCGACTCCATCGCCACGGCATCCCCGGCGAAGCTGCTGATGATGCTCCTCGACCGCCTCGTGCTGGACCTGACCCGCGGCGAGCAGGCCCTGCTCGCGGGCAACCGGCCCGAGGCACGGGAGAACCTGCTGCACGCACAGGACATCGTCATGGAGCTGCACACCACGCTGGACGTCAACGTCTGGGAGGGCGCCGCCGACCTGGCCCGCCTGTACGCCTACGTGACCACCGAGCTGATCAACGCCAACGTGCAGGGCGACGCGGTAAAGGTGCGCCAGTGCCGTGACCTGATGGAGCCGCTACGCGACACCTGGCGCGAGGCGGCACTGGCACCCAGCGCGGCGGGCTGA